From Fimbriimonadaceae bacterium, the proteins below share one genomic window:
- a CDS encoding DUF1553 domain-containing protein, whose translation MRVLGGASTSLLAASAVWLVAAGLTAPQATNPPKVNFGRDVLPILSDKCFKCHGPDAGSRMANMRLDTPEGAFADRGGRWPIVPGKPEDSLVVQRITSHDAPMPPVVSGKTLSKEEIDILTRWIAEGARYGKLWSFEPLPAEVPVPKVQSAWPRDDLDRFVLARLQREQLQPSGEASRPRWLRRVTLDLTGLPPTEAELAAFRGDARPDAYERVVDRLLASPHFGERLAVDWLDAARYADSYGYQSDLLMPMWPYRDWVVQAFNENKPYDQFLVEQLAGDLLPDATRDQRLATAFNRLHRQSNEGGSIALEFKTEYAVDRVSTFGTAVLGLTVGCARCHDHKFDPITQREFYGLFAYFNSIKEFGLLLSSEIVPTPSLLLPTAAQEARLAELHANSDAAVAALRQAEKERAPGAKGPLDLRARFDLDSTADKFLSDDGKTVGAKFGKLETAEGRRGKGVLFDGDDGLAIRGLPGKERWDAFTWSFWLADPRQPEPVVVLHRTGGTDVGFCGFDLLLEDGRLTARVMRHWPGNAVAIRTLAQLPKGQWTHVAWTWDGSGRADGLKLYVDGRPAPTEVLADRLWKKINAYGDLGPGGGDWTFGTRFRDAGFKGGKVDEIAFADRALPADSILSLFQGDTTGAAIDPKVEAAQAEVQESQRALAEFEEGIREISVMEEAQPEIPAYVLARGRYDAPRTEATRVERGVPAVLPPLDPEGPNNRLALARWATRPNHPLTSRVAVNRIWQMLFGTGLVETSENFGVQGSRPTHPELLDYLARWFVDSGWDTKALVRKIVLSATYRQDSTRTAARQERDPDNKLLARGPSHRLTGEMMRDTALAAAGLLNPAVGGPPVNPYQPAGIWRENNAMTPGFVQSKGADLYRRSLYSTWKRTTPVPSMMAFDATSREACSMRRPPTNTPMQALVLLNDVQFVEAARVLAEHVLALPVPDAQRLRTAFVRLAGREPDAKEQAILMQTLQEQRLQYRADVSGAAKLLEVGDKPADSKLRPTEVAAMTTVVQMVLSSDAVVWKR comes from the coding sequence ATGAGGGTCCTGGGCGGGGCATCGACGAGCTTGCTCGCCGCGAGCGCGGTATGGCTGGTGGCGGCCGGGCTCACCGCCCCCCAAGCCACAAACCCTCCCAAGGTGAACTTCGGACGCGACGTGCTGCCCATCCTCTCGGACAAGTGCTTCAAGTGCCACGGCCCGGACGCGGGAAGCCGCATGGCGAACATGCGACTCGATACCCCTGAAGGGGCCTTCGCCGACCGAGGGGGCCGGTGGCCGATCGTCCCGGGCAAGCCCGAAGACAGCCTCGTGGTTCAGCGCATTACCAGCCACGACGCGCCCATGCCGCCAGTGGTCAGCGGCAAGACCCTCTCGAAAGAGGAGATCGACATCCTCACCCGCTGGATCGCCGAGGGCGCGCGGTACGGGAAGCTCTGGTCGTTCGAGCCCCTGCCGGCGGAGGTGCCCGTCCCCAAGGTGCAAAGCGCGTGGCCCCGCGACGACCTGGACCGCTTCGTGCTCGCGCGGCTGCAGCGGGAACAGCTCCAACCAAGCGGGGAGGCGTCCCGGCCGCGCTGGCTGCGGCGCGTGACGCTCGACCTCACCGGCCTGCCACCCACCGAAGCCGAGCTCGCCGCCTTTCGAGGGGATGCCCGGCCGGACGCCTACGAGCGCGTGGTGGACCGGCTCCTGGCAAGCCCCCACTTCGGCGAGCGGCTCGCGGTCGACTGGCTGGACGCCGCACGCTACGCCGACAGCTACGGCTACCAATCCGACCTGCTCATGCCGATGTGGCCTTACCGCGACTGGGTGGTGCAGGCCTTCAACGAGAACAAGCCGTACGACCAGTTTCTCGTGGAGCAACTGGCGGGCGACCTCCTCCCCGACGCGACCCGGGACCAGCGCCTGGCGACCGCGTTCAACCGGCTCCACCGCCAGTCCAACGAAGGTGGATCGATCGCGCTGGAATTCAAGACCGAGTACGCGGTGGACCGGGTGAGCACGTTCGGCACCGCGGTTCTGGGGCTCACCGTCGGCTGCGCGCGCTGTCACGACCACAAGTTCGATCCGATCACCCAGCGCGAGTTTTACGGCCTCTTCGCCTACTTCAACTCGATCAAGGAGTTCGGGCTCTTGCTGAGCTCGGAAATCGTGCCCACCCCGTCCCTTCTGCTTCCAACCGCCGCTCAGGAGGCTCGCCTGGCCGAGCTGCACGCCAACAGCGACGCCGCCGTGGCGGCGTTGCGCCAGGCCGAGAAGGAGCGCGCGCCGGGTGCGAAGGGCCCCTTGGACCTGCGGGCGCGCTTCGACCTGGATTCGACCGCCGACAAGTTCCTCAGCGACGACGGGAAGACCGTCGGCGCGAAGTTCGGCAAGCTGGAAACCGCCGAGGGAAGGCGGGGCAAGGGCGTCTTGTTCGACGGGGACGACGGGTTGGCGATCCGCGGGCTGCCGGGCAAGGAACGGTGGGACGCGTTCACCTGGTCGTTCTGGCTCGCCGATCCCCGCCAGCCCGAACCGGTGGTGGTCCTGCACCGAACCGGCGGCACGGACGTCGGGTTCTGCGGGTTCGACCTGCTGCTCGAGGACGGCCGGCTGACCGCACGCGTCATGCGCCACTGGCCGGGGAACGCCGTGGCCATCCGCACCCTGGCGCAGCTTCCCAAGGGGCAATGGACGCATGTCGCATGGACGTGGGATGGCAGCGGACGCGCGGACGGCTTGAAGCTGTACGTGGACGGCCGGCCGGCTCCCACCGAGGTGCTCGCCGATCGGCTCTGGAAGAAGATCAACGCATACGGCGACCTCGGGCCGGGCGGCGGTGATTGGACCTTCGGCACCCGGTTCCGCGATGCGGGGTTCAAGGGCGGGAAGGTGGACGAGATCGCCTTCGCGGACCGAGCGCTGCCGGCCGACTCGATCCTCTCGCTCTTCCAAGGAGACACCACGGGAGCGGCGATCGACCCCAAGGTCGAGGCTGCCCAAGCCGAAGTTCAGGAGTCCCAACGCGCCCTCGCCGAGTTCGAAGAGGGCATCCGCGAGATCTCGGTGATGGAGGAGGCCCAGCCCGAGATCCCCGCCTACGTGCTCGCCCGCGGGCGGTACGACGCGCCCCGCACCGAAGCGACGCGCGTCGAGCGCGGCGTCCCGGCGGTCCTGCCGCCGCTGGATCCCGAGGGTCCGAACAACCGGCTCGCCCTCGCGCGCTGGGCGACGCGGCCGAACCACCCCCTGACCTCCCGCGTGGCGGTCAACCGCATCTGGCAGATGCTGTTCGGCACCGGGCTGGTCGAAACGAGCGAGAACTTCGGCGTGCAGGGCTCCCGACCGACTCACCCCGAGCTCCTCGACTACCTGGCGCGCTGGTTCGTGGACTCCGGTTGGGACACCAAGGCGCTCGTGCGCAAGATCGTGCTCTCCGCCACGTATCGGCAAGACTCGACGCGCACGGCCGCACGTCAGGAGCGCGACCCCGACAACAAGCTGCTGGCCCGCGGTCCCAGCCACCGCCTGACCGGCGAGATGATGCGCGACACGGCCCTGGCCGCCGCGGGGCTGCTCAATCCGGCCGTCGGTGGCCCGCCGGTGAACCCTTACCAGCCCGCAGGCATCTGGCGGGAAAACAACGCGATGACCCCCGGCTTCGTGCAGAGCAAGGGGGCCGACCTGTATCGCCGGAGCCTCTACTCCACGTGGAAGCGCACGACGCCGGTGCCCAGCATGATGGCGTTCGACGCGACCTCTCGGGAGGCGTGCTCCATGCGCCGACCGCCCACGAACACGCCGATGCAGGCCCTCGTGCTGCTCAACGACGTGCAGTTCGTGGAGGCCGCGCGAGTCCTCGCCGAACACGTGCTCGCCCTCCCCGTTCCCGATGCGCAGCGCCTGCGAACGGCGTTCGTCCGGCTGGCGGGCCGCGAGCCGGACGCCAAGGAGCAGGCGATCCTCATGCAGACGCTGCAGGAACAGCGGCTTCAGTATCGGGCCGACGTCTCGGGGGCGGCGAAGCTCCTCGAGGTCGGCGACAAGCCCGCGGACTCCAAGCTGCGGCCCACCGAGGTCGCGGCGATGACGACGGTGGTGCAAATGGTGCTCAGCAGCGACGCGGTGGTGTGGAA